The sequence TCAATACAGTAGACATCTCGGATATCAAAGAAATCCTGGACCGGCAGATTCAATATAACTGGGCCATTGCCGAGGAAGGGCTTAGGTGCAGTTATGGGGCCAACATCGGCAAGGTTCTTCTATGGTCGTCCGGGAATGATGTTGCTGTAAAGGCAAAGGCTATGGCGGCAGCTGGTTCGGATGCCCGTATGAATGGCTGTGAATTGCCGGTCATAATTAATTCAGGAAGCGGTAATCAGGGGATTACAGTTTCCGTGCCTGTCATTGTATATGCAAAAGAACGAAAAGTCAGCGCGGAAAAAATGTACCGGGCCCTGGCTTTATCCAATCTGGCCGCAATACATCAGAAAACGCCCATCGGCAGATTATCCGCTTATTGCGGGGCGGTTAATGCAGGGGCGGGGGCAGGAGCAGGTATTGCTTATTTATGCGGAGGGGGCTATAAGGAAGTCATACATACGATGGTTAATGCACTTGCAATTATATCAGGTATTGTATGCGATGGGGCAAAGGCCTCCTGTGCAGCAAAGATCGCTTCTTCCATTGATGCCGGTATTTTCGGTTACAGCATGTACATGCAGGGGCAGCAGTTTCTTGATGGTGACGGCATCGTTACCAAAGGTGTGGAGGCCACACTTAAAAATGTTGGTAGATTGGCGAAAGAGGGTATGAAGGAAACCAACGAGGAAATTATTAAAATCATGATAGGAGAATAGGTATGAAAAAAATAATAAGTAGTTTACCTTTTAAATTACTTTTTGGGGTAGTTCTGGGGATTCTGATTGGACAGGTAGCAGGCGAACATGTCATGAATTTTGTCGTGACAGTGAAATACATATTAAATCAGGTTATTACATTCTGTGTTCCTCTCATTATCATTGGCTTTATCGCTCCTTCGATCACAAGGCTGGGTAATAATGCTTCCAAAATGCTGGGCGTAGCAGTTACCGTTGCATATATATCTTCCATTGGGGCGGCATTTTTCGCAATGACGGCCGGCTATATCATGATTCCCCATCTGTCCATCGCTACCGATGTAGACGGACTCAAGGAACTTCCTGGAATCGTGTTCCAGCTGGATATTCCGCAGATCATGCCGGTAATGAGCGCATTGGTATTTTCCCTGCTCCTGGGCCTGGCCGCAACCTGGACAAAGGCAAAGGTGATTACCGAAGCATTGGAAGAATTTCAGGAAATCGTGCTTTCCATTGTAACAAAAATTGTTATCCCTATGCTGCCTGTATTCATCGCATTTACCTTTTGTGCCCTCTCCTACGAGGGAACCATTACCAAGCAGCTTCCAGTATTCTTTCAGGTTGTCCTTATCGTCATGATAGGCCATTTTATCTGGCTGGCACTGCTTTATGCAATCGGCGGTATTTATTCCGGGAAGAATCCTATGGATGTCATCAGAAATTACGGACCTGCTTATATCACCGCCGTAGGTACTATGTCATCGGCCGCTACCCTGGCCGTGGCACTCCGCTGTGCAAAAAAGTCTCAGCCTACTTTACGTGATGATATGGTGGATTTCGGCATTCCGCTGTTTGCCAACATTCATCTGTGCGGCTCCGTTTTAACAGAGGTATTCTTTGTAATGACTGTCTCAAAAATACTTTACGGAGCCTTTCCATCCTACGGAACCATGGTGTTGTTCTGCGTTTTATTAGGTGTATTTGCCATTGGTGCCCCGGGCGTTCCAGGAGGAACAGTAATGGCATCTCTTGGTCTTATAACAGGAGTTTTAGGCTTCAGTGAAACAGGAACAGCCCTTATGCTGACCATTTTCGCATTGCAGGACAGCTTCGGCACAGCTTGCAACGTAACCGGTGACGGTGCATTGACCATGATTCTGACTGGATTCGCTGAAAAGCATGGAATAAAAAGAGAAAAAATAGAATCAGGAATTTCATAAAAACAATTCATAAAATACCCCCTTCAGCCTGATATGTACCCCCTTTACTGGACAGCACCAGTAAAGGGGGTTTTTACGTGAAATATGATTTTGTATTTAAATTAAATTGTGTCGAGCTATACAGAAATGGCCAATGGCCTGAAATACCAGCAGGAATTGGTCAAAAGAATTTTAGAAAACGAATTGTTACTTGGTCAAGAATTGCAGATATTTATGGAATTGATGCTTTAAAGCATCCTTCAACATGTAAAGAACGTACAGCTGAAGAAAGGTATTCTCTTGTAGCTAGAGTTCTAGCTGGAGAATCACAAAAAAGTGTTGCAATAATTGCTGGAATTGATTCAGGCCTATTGTCTAAATGGGTACAG is a genomic window of Lacrimispora sphenoides containing:
- a CDS encoding L-cysteine desulfidase family protein; protein product: MEKANIKYGAFVQILREELIPAMGCTEPIALAYAAAVARRTLGEMPDRVVVGVSGSIIKNVKSVIVPNTGHLKGIPAAVTAGIVAGKPEKELEVIGAVTQEQIMQMKEFMERTEVRIEHIKSGFTFDIIVTLYKDSSYSKVRIANFHTNIVLIEKDGNILKQREALMEEQPLTDRGLLNMEDIWDFINTVDISDIKEILDRQIQYNWAIAEEGLRCSYGANIGKVLLWSSGNDVAVKAKAMAAAGSDARMNGCELPVIINSGSGNQGITVSVPVIVYAKERKVSAEKMYRALALSNLAAIHQKTPIGRLSAYCGAVNAGAGAGAGIAYLCGGGYKEVIHTMVNALAIISGIVCDGAKASCAAKIASSIDAGIFGYSMYMQGQQFLDGDGIVTKGVEATLKNVGRLAKEGMKETNEEIIKIMIGE
- a CDS encoding dicarboxylate/amino acid:cation symporter, giving the protein MKKIISSLPFKLLFGVVLGILIGQVAGEHVMNFVVTVKYILNQVITFCVPLIIIGFIAPSITRLGNNASKMLGVAVTVAYISSIGAAFFAMTAGYIMIPHLSIATDVDGLKELPGIVFQLDIPQIMPVMSALVFSLLLGLAATWTKAKVITEALEEFQEIVLSIVTKIVIPMLPVFIAFTFCALSYEGTITKQLPVFFQVVLIVMIGHFIWLALLYAIGGIYSGKNPMDVIRNYGPAYITAVGTMSSAATLAVALRCAKKSQPTLRDDMVDFGIPLFANIHLCGSVLTEVFFVMTVSKILYGAFPSYGTMVLFCVLLGVFAIGAPGVPGGTVMASLGLITGVLGFSETGTALMLTIFALQDSFGTACNVTGDGALTMILTGFAEKHGIKREKIESGIS
- a CDS encoding helix-turn-helix domain-containing protein; its protein translation is MKYDFVFKLNCVELYRNGQWPEIPAGIGQKNFRKRIVTWSRIADIYGIDALKHPSTCKERTAEERYSLVARVLAGESQKSVAIIAGIDSGLLSKWVQIYKIKGYDGLYLKKGRHGKEPFMKKDNKPKELSPSEREELIRLRAETEYLKAENESIKKSIALRREKEAAQLKAKKQQSLRNSEKKDMP